TCTATGTGCCTCCTCTTAAAGGAGTATTACCATCCCTATCTTTAGATTTTAGTCTTAAAATGGATTTAgtatatattcatgtttttgtgtcaaGCTTAACTTTGTGCAATATTTCATGACTGGTCAAAGCAGGTGATAGAATTTGGTTTTTGTCTTGGACTCTTTTTTTGATAATTCTTTTTCTACGCACTACGTTACTGCTTAGTTTTTTCAGCAGTCTAGTTGGATTTGCATGCAAGAAGCAAGTGGATGTTTTACTTGCAGTCATAATAAACTGCATTCTGCCTTAATTTATTAGTGGAAATGGTGTATTTTACATGAGAGGAggcataaatatttatttggcaatgtttgtgattatttttgttaCTTATTAGTGTTTAATGGATTATTgcgttttgttttcttgtttttgaacAACACTAAGTTGAAGTCGATTAAATGTCTTTTAACATTGGatcatttcaataaaaacatggtGGCTTTTCAAGATTAAAAGAATTTAATGTTAACTTATTGTCAAAAAGTGCAcaatgtgagttttttttagCAGGTTTTGTCAATTGTGtgttaatattttgtttctatCACTTAAGAGTGGCAGTAGTTGAACATTTCCAACTATTTATTATATTCATCAACTTGGACTCTTGTTGCTTGCTACCTGCATTATATGTTATTGTGAAAGTACTGAATATCATCCTCTTATTCCCACACACCCCTGATAAAATCAAAGAAATACCAGGATGCACAGTTCTAAGACCAGaattgttttcaaaataaaatcactctTTGTAGTgtagcagattttttttttttattagaaaacatgaacacaaaattAAAAGCGTATGTATAAAAGTGCAATGTTCTTGTACTAGAATAATGTAGATGTTGCTTTATCATTTTTCCAGAAATTGTCCAACAGATAAAGGTTCACTTTGATCAAATGAAATTGCCCCTGTCTATCACTACCAGTTTACTTTCAAGTCTTGCAACTTCTCAGCATTATTGTCAAAACAGATCATGTTAAGGCAAATCAAACCTTTCACTGAAGTCTAAACCTACAATTAAACTTCAATATGACCGCTGTACTGTGAATGTCAAACTGTTACTACTGACTGATAAACTCTAGTGTCTGTCTCATGCATCACTGCAACACATGTTTGTAGATGCATTCGGGCAGTAATGTGTGTATGATTTAGGTTACCTGTGAAACATAATGTATTTCCAGACAAATCCTATCCATCAATCAAAACTGAATAGAAACATGCAGTATATATCAAGTAATGAAGGTTTCTGTTTTGACATGGCACAGGCAATACCCATTTAATCCCCTAAACCCTGACACCACAATATATTCAATTGTTGATTTCATCCAGAATGGAAACCTAAATGGATTTTAACCAAACTGTATTTCTAGGTCTTGAAAGGATGGTTGTGAGAATCTATGTGCTGTTCATGGCAGTGTCCCTTGCTGTTCCCTGCGTAAGAGTATCTCAAACTTGGCAGAGGTTGTAGCAGGCCACAGGCCTCTCTAGCACGTTGTCTCCATCCACTTCGAACACATAATCACAACGGTGCGGGATCAGAGGAGCATCAGACAGCGCCACACTCTGATTACCAAAGGAGATTACTGTATCTCTCTGTAGGTAAGAAGCCAACAGCaacagaattaaataaaaactcaaagtcttgttttcctttgatgtatttttgaaaattaacattttgaacaGACGCTGTCGGACTTACTCGTTGGGGGCCACTTCCATTATTGgtagcagcagtggcagcagctgcagcaacgGCAGCTGCTCTCTCAAAGTCCTTCCTACATATATGAGCCATAATCCCAGCGGCTAAGGCATCACCAAGTACATTAATCATCGTCCGAAAGCGATCACTGAAAATGAGATGGAAACAGTAATGTAAATATTGAACCAGCAGCCCTTAAAAGACTCAAAAGTGATGGTTTATATgctataatttttattttgggaCTCACAGAACCCAATCGATGGCCACAATCAGTGAGATGTCAGCAGGCGGTAACCCCACAGATGTTAGGACAATCACCATGGTAACCAGACCAGCTTGAGGTATCCCTGCTGCCCCGATgctggctgctgttgctgttatACTGATGAGACAAGAGCCAAGATGTTACAAtcttttcaaaacaacaattaTATCATGGAAGAGTTTATTCTTACCTAATAGTGACCAACTGACCAAAGTCCAAGTCATAGTCATTGACCTGAGCGATAAAGATGGCTGCCACTGCCTCATACAGTGCTGTCCCATCCATGTTGATGGTAGCACCCACTGGCAGCACGAAGCGAGCGATCTGCCGGTCCACTCCACAGTTCTCCAGGAGACACTTCATGGTGATTGGCAACGTGGCTGAACtgcaaagagaaagaacaaaggACATGGAAGGAGGTTTCAATGGAGGGAGTGGGGAACATCTACTCGTACTGACCTCCCCTTACCTGGATGATGTGGCCAATGCAATGACAAGAGCCTGCAGCAGTCCTCTGATATAAGGGAAGGGGTTTTTGCgagtaaagaagaagaagaagagaggcaACAGGATGAGGCCGTGCACAAGAAGACCAGACAGGACCGTGATGAAGTACATGCCCAGCTTCTCCCCCAGGTGGGCTGGGTCGTGCATATCAAGGATCTTCCCTGCCACGAGGAACACAATACCAAATGGGAAGTACCTGCAcagatgagaggagagaagacaaTCTGAGTaacattctttattttttttactctgctCAGGCACATTGTTGTGTAACTGTTGATCAGTGTGAAGCAGTAGACAGACTAAACTAAGAAGGAAATGAGGGACCTTAGGGTAAAACATGGATCTAGACTCCACAACAACCCCTCTATATGCAGTATTTGTGCAGTTTTGTCTGGATATGTAGCAAGTTTCATGTAGCAAATAAATCTTcaatttctttatatttatatataaatatgaatttttTGAATTAGTGTCcattcatttctct
The nucleotide sequence above comes from Mastacembelus armatus chromosome 22, fMasArm1.2, whole genome shotgun sequence. Encoded proteins:
- the slc1a8b gene encoding solute carrier family 1 member 8b, with protein sequence MGSLKKSLSNMVSVKVREYVKDYCKRNGLLTLSVFAVVTGCVLGFVLRSLNLSAQAKIYFSFPGELLMRMLKMLILPLITSSLMSGLSAMDTKASGRLGVLTITYYLWTTFIAVIVGIVLVLIIHPGTGSEIDGHHASSGPVMTSADALLDLIRNMIPSNLIEATFQQYRTDLIPIVQAADIKESQVNYVYVMPDYHNPHLGHPVFLEITPAPDIKYKVIPSTSKGMNVLGIVIFSATMGLLLGKMGERGAPLVNVCQCINECVMKIINAAMWYFPFGIVFLVAGKILDMHDPAHLGEKLGMYFITVLSGLLVHGLILLPLFFFFFTRKNPFPYIRGLLQALVIALATSSSSATLPITMKCLLENCGVDRQIARFVLPVGATINMDGTALYEAVAAIFIAQVNDYDLDFGQLVTISITATAASIGAAGIPQAGLVTMVIVLTSVGLPPADISLIVAIDWVLDRFRTMINVLGDALAAGIMAHICRKDFERAAAVAAAAATAATNNGSGPQRRDTVISFGNQSVALSDAPLIPHRCDYVFEVDGDNVLERPVACYNLCQV